The Osmia bicornis bicornis chromosome 12, iOsmBic2.1, whole genome shotgun sequence genome includes a region encoding these proteins:
- the LOC114873965 gene encoding uncharacterized protein LOC114873965 isoform X1 produces MPENVMPVVNFDNVVLKQWLRDKGAVRRREALTKLREELQNLGLSRRQVHRGLLQLTTKPKVILTRHATYRRYGSQKSLEEYERPVDCDSSCRKDTVFPGQHPSPQDEDRQTPDSTQRILEEDTDSNEKAKRIEEYKAEVSLSNKTLMSDKSCKSNEHRTMLHSFDMALKQLDKICSTKISVDKLNSRRTSVIVSTADAIKSGDKLYSINNNNSNMKSSYKDENHLTNIRHENVRVRPETSHSKSVNVDQRKKLNFKSLSDRKRSNHDKSDVHEELAPAVKNAKIQVDPALNQDKHSKQDNNENPSTDNKSTKAGENLNNKRSHEETAKVSNFWKRRKRICVSIDERKELDKRSMKNIKYKFRKWFGDCGSISEDEQEQHILQKRFKQRRKKDSVDSCDSGVCFNEGNILSSNGIEILRNIQTAVADSTMHEEISEDTSSNKTNARVDTANKCRGNVTRDKNMKVMNQADMVTNDKHEQNDMCKVDNNVGNKDVIQKELDSLVQSTTASDVTETSSEAKRTNISVPVSQETDVKDSISSCSTPIIRNLTCDIDITKDLNELFAVNFNETCQITSNGNVLSIQEKIETDANQNTLNKDSVRNLQLKEQTDCNENIENNNGIPSEDTKDSCCNVKKNVKSIPVKIDLNNLFGNINEITLPKVKLSNIVKEESNNILLANSESNNMIEERKEATVLDSGLNKENEKETAPSDPQKEDKNTQSSEVPKIKLRVLSSAELGSRWCPTPVSAVISTTSELSSTNTVTMSQVSSSISIQAAPMPIPVITTTILPTGETTFPHNSKNSNIDPKFSNDANTCLENIYKFIVNTRTAQVNHTKSLFAEFEKLRQIMNTRDCISLISAVINVLNKRLLKHQPLSLPELLHYVPPFTRLYLRKPDEQNNSNRYQNIAPRIVSHTITKQNLSNNSQGSQSVTSGQHVFASFTPSPINGTCKPVQQNLNEKVVGQQNNFVQNNVPMNSTATNCGIQQMNYRMPVQRPFMQQNGPPNAYFIRQHPVSNIHLQQCSPMIANTNPSGIRYNQPAPGPTANPSILYSYLSPMNTFCPVNTSNYSPQQNMNQTQGKNIKNVPCMGQQFQNTVHRQHNYNIPQGIQSQVMPQIPQNIPVINNTAQTVQNTFVPNIPKPMPRNIQKNEQVYQKIPVHVQTRVPQYFLSKQVPPGQQPQSTKKKQNTVQVSLESTEKQFHILKYLSGIQKIMLMKQINFYLGCTDWLQQQFTPEKWQIINKERYLLLHFQTLLKYFVEKTLNDLTSNTSQLNTHENNTLINTANYIPKTVQIIVHENEEKRNKGTELNTEDQSKTINTNGCNVPHQEDVTSKNQSENKQKTADNLSDKQSPSETQESEEMIQGEETQSNKKDEQTLVEQNQNAVLSILEIQKTLDNNINEKDTLKKESGSSIDMDSTNANEQNLHNLPETIRDVPRAVQEEVPIISNSKLFHKQSNANLVTVEISSNNDEVTVIDTNGISESEDEEMRLIIEEPEDCEEPKKEELDDIATSSLEDNTCEASVQSPNSLNDSEHFNDTDMNDTSLEENGISYIADVRSITLEAFETIEENSDIFTSNSEENIDEKKEIKICLVCGKPGIIQCLFCDVAKYCSHECYSLHWEEHYQDCVPVKKV; encoded by the exons ATGCCGGAGAACGTTATGCCGGTGGTGAACTTCGACAACGTCGTGTTGAAACAGTGGCTTCGCGATAAAGGAGCAGTTCGTCGTCGCGAAGCACTGACAAAG CTGAGAGAGGAACTGCAGAATCTTGGATTGTCGCGGAGACAGGTACATCGAGGATTGTTACAGTTAACGACGAAACCAAAGGTTATCCTCACACGGCACGCGACGTACAGGAGGTATGG ATCACAGAAATCGTTAGAAGAATATGAGAGACCAGTCGATTGTGACTCCAGTTGCAGAAAGGATACCGTGTTCCCCGGGCAACATCCGTCACCACAAGATGAGGATAGACAGACACCAGACAGCACGCAAAGAATTCTCGAAGAGGACACCGATTCCAATGAAAAAGCGAAAAGAATAGAAGAATACAAGGCTGAAGTATCGTTAAGCAATAAGACACTAATGTCGGACAAGAGTTGTAAGTCAAACGAGCATCGAACGATGCTACATTCCTTTGACATGGCTTTAAAGCAATTAGACAAGATCTGTTCAACAAAAATAAGCGTGGACAAATTAAATAGTAGACGAACCTCGGTCATTGTATCGACAGCAGATGCGATTAAATCGGGAGATAAACTTTActcgataaataataataattccaaCATGAAGTCCTCGTACAAAGATGAAAATCATCTAACGAATATAAGGCACGAAAACGTGCGAGTAAGGCCAGAAACTTCTCATTCGAAGTCCGTCAATGTTGATCAACGTAAAAAGTTGAATTTCAAGTCTTTGTCCGATAGAAAAAGGAGCAATCATGATAAATCTGATGTCCATGAAGAATTAGCGCCTGCCGTGAAGAATGCAAAGATACAAGTAGATCCTGCATTGAATCAAGATAAACATTCTAAACAAGACAATAATGAGAATCCATCGACTGATAATAAATCAACAAAGGCAggagaaaatttgaataataaaagatCCCACGAGGAGACAGCgaaagtttcgaatttttggaaaagaaggaaaagaatcTGCGTATCCATCGACGAACGGAAAGAACTCGATAAGAGatcgatgaaaaatataaagtacAAATTCAGAAAGTGGTTCGGCGATTGTGGAAGTATTAGCGAAGATGAACAGGAACAGCATATTTTACAGAAACGATTTaaacaaagaagaaagaaagattcTGTTGACTCGTGTGATTCAGGAGTTTGCTTTAACGAAGGGAATATTTTAAGCAGCAATGGTATAGAAATACTGAGAAATATTCAGACAGCTGTGGCTGATTCAACGATGCATGAAGAGATCAGTGAAGATACATCATCTAACAAGACTAATGCAAGGGTTGATACAGCAAATAAATGCAGAGGTAATGTTACCAGAGATAAGAATATGAAGGTAATGAATCAAGCTGATATGGTTACTAATGATAAACACGAGCAAAATGATATGTGCAAAGTAGACAATAATGTAGGAAATAAGGATGTAATTCAAAAGGAATTGGATAGCTTGGTCCAAAGTACAACAGCATCTGATGTTACAGAAACATCCTCAGAAGCTAAGAGGACAAATATTAGCGTTCCTGTATCACAAGAAACTGATGTAAAGGATAGCATATCGTCTTGTAGTACTCCAATAATACGTAATCTTACTTGCGATATAGATATAACCAAAGATTTAAACGAACTTTTTGCTGTAAATTTCAACGAGACGTGTCAGATTACTTCAAACGGAAATGTTCTTAGTATTCAAGAAAAGATTGAGACAGATGCGAATCAGAATACTCTTAATAAAGATTCTGTGAGAAATTTGCAGTTGAAGGAACAAACAGAttgtaatgaaaatattgagaACAATAACGGTATCCCTTCGGAAGATACAAAAGACTCGTGTTGTAatgtaaagaaaaatgttaaaagtaTTCCAGTGAAGATAGATCTAAATAATCTGTTCGGtaacataaatgaaataacatTGCCAAAGGTTAAATTAAGTAATATCGTAAAAGAAGAgagtaataatatattattggCGAACTCTGAGTCAAATAATATgatagaagaaagaaaagaagcaaCGGTTCTGGACTCTGGGTTAAACAAGGAAAATGAGAAGGAAACTGCACCGTCAGATCCTCAAAAGGAAGATAAGAATACTCAATCTAGCGAAGttcctaaaattaaattaagagTTCTATCCAGTGCAGAATTAGGTTCTAGGTGGTGTCCTACACCCGTAAGTGCTGTGATTTCCACTACCTCTGAATTATCAAGTACAAATACAGTCACGATGTCACAAGTATCATCTTCAATATCAATACAAGCTGCCCCTATGCCGATACCAGTAATTACTACAACTATTTTACCTACTGGCGAGACAACCTTTCCTCATAATTCGAAAAATAGTAACATAGATccgaaattttcaaatgatgCAAATACTTGTTTAGAGAACATATATAAGTTCATTGTAAATACGCGTACAGCCCAAGTAAATCATACTAAATCATTGTTTgcagaatttgaaaaattaagacaaataatGAATACCAGGGATTGTATTAGTTTGATATCTGCAGTGATAAACGTACTTAACAAACGACTGCTGAAACATCAACCATTATCATTACCCGAATTGTTGCATTATGTACCACCATTTACACGCTTGTATCTTCGTAAGCCAGATGAACAAAATAATTCTAATAGATACCAAAATATCGCTCCTAGAATTGTTTCACATACAATAACGAAACAGAATCTGTCTAACAACTCTCAAGGATCGCAAAGTGTTACATCTGGGCAACATGTATTTGCTTCTTTTACTCCATCTCCTATTAATGGTACTTGTAAACCAGTTCAGCAAAATTTGAACGAAAAAGTAGTCGGacaacaaaataattttgttcaaAACAATGTACCAATGAACAGCACTGCTACGAATTGCGGTATTCAGCAAATGAACTATAGAATGCCAGTACAAAGGCCCTTTATGCAACAGAATGGCCCTCCAAATGCTTATTTTATTAGACAACATCCAGTAAGCAATATTCATTTGCAACAATGTTCACCTATGATAGCTAATACAAATCCATCGGGTATTAGATACAATCAGCCAGCTCCAGGGCCAACAGCAAATCCATCAATTCTATACAGTTATCTATCACCAATGAATACATTTTGTCCTGTAAATACATCAAATTATTCCCCGCAGCAAAACATGAATCAAACACAgggtaaaaatataaaaaatgtgcCTTGTATGGGTCAACAGTTCCAGAACACAGTACACAGGCAACATAATTACAACATACCTCAAGGGATACAATCACAAGTTATGCCACAAATACCTCAAAATATACCAGTGATAAATAATACAGCTCAAACTGTACAAAATACATTTGTACCAAATATACCTAAGCCTATGCCaagaaatattcaaaaaaatgAACAAGTATATCAGAAAATACCTGTACATGTACAAACAAGGGTTCCACagtattttctttcaaaacaAGTACCACCAGGCCAACAACCACAGTCTACCAAGAAGAAACAAAATACCGTACAAGTTTCATTAGAATCTACAGAGAAACAGTTTCATATACTAAAATATCTTTCTGGAATACAAAAGATTATGTTAATGAAGCAGATCAACTTTTACTTAGGTTGTACCGACTGGTTACAGCAACAATTTACACCGGAAAAATGGCAGATCATTAATAAAGAACGATACCTGTTGCTTCATTTTCAAAcacttttaaaatattttgtagaaAAAACTCTCAATGATCTTACATCAAATACATCGCAATTAAATACGCATGAGAACAACACGCTTATAAATACTGCAAATTATATTCCGAAAACGGTACAAATTATTGTacatgaaaatgaagaaaaacgTAACAAAGGTACCGAGTTAAATACAGAAGATCAATCTAAGACGATAAATACAAATGGATGTAACGTGCCTCATCAAGAAGATGTAACATCCAAAAATCAAtctgaaaataaacaaaaaacaGCCGATAACTTATCGGATAAGCAGTCTCCGAGTGAAACACAAGAATCAGAAGAAATGATACAAGGTGAAGAAACACAGAGTAATAAAAAAGATGAGCAAACTTTAGTAGAACAAAATCAGAACGCAGTTTTGTCAATtttagaaattcaaaaaacattggacaataatataaatgaaaaggACACGTTGAAAAAAGAATCAGGAAGTTCTATAGATATGGACAGTACCAATGCAAATGAGCAAAATTTACATAACTTACCAGAAACGATTCGTGATGTTCCTCGTGCAGTTCAGGAAGAAGTGCCAATAATATCTAAttcgaaattatttcataagcAATCAAATGCAAATCTAGTTACTGTAGAAATTTCTTCCAATAATGATGAAGTAACAGTTATTGACACTAATGGAATTAGCGAAAGCGAGGATGAAGAAATGAGATTAATAATTGAAGAACCTGAAGATTGTGAAGAACCAAAGAAAGAAGAACTTGATGATATTGCTACATCATCGTTAGAAGACAATACATGTGAAGCTTCAGTACAATCACCGAATAGTTTAAATGATTCTGAACATTTTAATGATACAGATATGAATGATACTTCATTAGAAGAAAATGGCATATCGTATATTGCAGATGTTAGAAGCATAACACTAGAAGCATTTGAGACAATCGAAGAAAATAGTGATATTTTTACGAGTAACTCAGAAGAAAACAttgatgaaaaaaaagaaattaaaatatgtttAGTTTGTGGTAAACCTGGCATTATACAATGTTTATTTTGTGATGTAGCTAAGTATTGTTCCCATGAATGTTATTCCTTACATTGGGAAGAACATTATCAAGACTGTGTACCTGtaaaaaaagtataa
- the LOC114873965 gene encoding uncharacterized protein LOC114873965 isoform X2, with product MPENVMPVVNFDNVVLKQWLRDKGAVRRREALTKLREELQNLGLSRRQVHRGLLQLTTKPKVILTRHATYRRSQKSLEEYERPVDCDSSCRKDTVFPGQHPSPQDEDRQTPDSTQRILEEDTDSNEKAKRIEEYKAEVSLSNKTLMSDKSCKSNEHRTMLHSFDMALKQLDKICSTKISVDKLNSRRTSVIVSTADAIKSGDKLYSINNNNSNMKSSYKDENHLTNIRHENVRVRPETSHSKSVNVDQRKKLNFKSLSDRKRSNHDKSDVHEELAPAVKNAKIQVDPALNQDKHSKQDNNENPSTDNKSTKAGENLNNKRSHEETAKVSNFWKRRKRICVSIDERKELDKRSMKNIKYKFRKWFGDCGSISEDEQEQHILQKRFKQRRKKDSVDSCDSGVCFNEGNILSSNGIEILRNIQTAVADSTMHEEISEDTSSNKTNARVDTANKCRGNVTRDKNMKVMNQADMVTNDKHEQNDMCKVDNNVGNKDVIQKELDSLVQSTTASDVTETSSEAKRTNISVPVSQETDVKDSISSCSTPIIRNLTCDIDITKDLNELFAVNFNETCQITSNGNVLSIQEKIETDANQNTLNKDSVRNLQLKEQTDCNENIENNNGIPSEDTKDSCCNVKKNVKSIPVKIDLNNLFGNINEITLPKVKLSNIVKEESNNILLANSESNNMIEERKEATVLDSGLNKENEKETAPSDPQKEDKNTQSSEVPKIKLRVLSSAELGSRWCPTPVSAVISTTSELSSTNTVTMSQVSSSISIQAAPMPIPVITTTILPTGETTFPHNSKNSNIDPKFSNDANTCLENIYKFIVNTRTAQVNHTKSLFAEFEKLRQIMNTRDCISLISAVINVLNKRLLKHQPLSLPELLHYVPPFTRLYLRKPDEQNNSNRYQNIAPRIVSHTITKQNLSNNSQGSQSVTSGQHVFASFTPSPINGTCKPVQQNLNEKVVGQQNNFVQNNVPMNSTATNCGIQQMNYRMPVQRPFMQQNGPPNAYFIRQHPVSNIHLQQCSPMIANTNPSGIRYNQPAPGPTANPSILYSYLSPMNTFCPVNTSNYSPQQNMNQTQGKNIKNVPCMGQQFQNTVHRQHNYNIPQGIQSQVMPQIPQNIPVINNTAQTVQNTFVPNIPKPMPRNIQKNEQVYQKIPVHVQTRVPQYFLSKQVPPGQQPQSTKKKQNTVQVSLESTEKQFHILKYLSGIQKIMLMKQINFYLGCTDWLQQQFTPEKWQIINKERYLLLHFQTLLKYFVEKTLNDLTSNTSQLNTHENNTLINTANYIPKTVQIIVHENEEKRNKGTELNTEDQSKTINTNGCNVPHQEDVTSKNQSENKQKTADNLSDKQSPSETQESEEMIQGEETQSNKKDEQTLVEQNQNAVLSILEIQKTLDNNINEKDTLKKESGSSIDMDSTNANEQNLHNLPETIRDVPRAVQEEVPIISNSKLFHKQSNANLVTVEISSNNDEVTVIDTNGISESEDEEMRLIIEEPEDCEEPKKEELDDIATSSLEDNTCEASVQSPNSLNDSEHFNDTDMNDTSLEENGISYIADVRSITLEAFETIEENSDIFTSNSEENIDEKKEIKICLVCGKPGIIQCLFCDVAKYCSHECYSLHWEEHYQDCVPVKKV from the exons ATGCCGGAGAACGTTATGCCGGTGGTGAACTTCGACAACGTCGTGTTGAAACAGTGGCTTCGCGATAAAGGAGCAGTTCGTCGTCGCGAAGCACTGACAAAG CTGAGAGAGGAACTGCAGAATCTTGGATTGTCGCGGAGACAGGTACATCGAGGATTGTTACAGTTAACGACGAAACCAAAGGTTATCCTCACACGGCACGCGACGTACAGGAG ATCACAGAAATCGTTAGAAGAATATGAGAGACCAGTCGATTGTGACTCCAGTTGCAGAAAGGATACCGTGTTCCCCGGGCAACATCCGTCACCACAAGATGAGGATAGACAGACACCAGACAGCACGCAAAGAATTCTCGAAGAGGACACCGATTCCAATGAAAAAGCGAAAAGAATAGAAGAATACAAGGCTGAAGTATCGTTAAGCAATAAGACACTAATGTCGGACAAGAGTTGTAAGTCAAACGAGCATCGAACGATGCTACATTCCTTTGACATGGCTTTAAAGCAATTAGACAAGATCTGTTCAACAAAAATAAGCGTGGACAAATTAAATAGTAGACGAACCTCGGTCATTGTATCGACAGCAGATGCGATTAAATCGGGAGATAAACTTTActcgataaataataataattccaaCATGAAGTCCTCGTACAAAGATGAAAATCATCTAACGAATATAAGGCACGAAAACGTGCGAGTAAGGCCAGAAACTTCTCATTCGAAGTCCGTCAATGTTGATCAACGTAAAAAGTTGAATTTCAAGTCTTTGTCCGATAGAAAAAGGAGCAATCATGATAAATCTGATGTCCATGAAGAATTAGCGCCTGCCGTGAAGAATGCAAAGATACAAGTAGATCCTGCATTGAATCAAGATAAACATTCTAAACAAGACAATAATGAGAATCCATCGACTGATAATAAATCAACAAAGGCAggagaaaatttgaataataaaagatCCCACGAGGAGACAGCgaaagtttcgaatttttggaaaagaaggaaaagaatcTGCGTATCCATCGACGAACGGAAAGAACTCGATAAGAGatcgatgaaaaatataaagtacAAATTCAGAAAGTGGTTCGGCGATTGTGGAAGTATTAGCGAAGATGAACAGGAACAGCATATTTTACAGAAACGATTTaaacaaagaagaaagaaagattcTGTTGACTCGTGTGATTCAGGAGTTTGCTTTAACGAAGGGAATATTTTAAGCAGCAATGGTATAGAAATACTGAGAAATATTCAGACAGCTGTGGCTGATTCAACGATGCATGAAGAGATCAGTGAAGATACATCATCTAACAAGACTAATGCAAGGGTTGATACAGCAAATAAATGCAGAGGTAATGTTACCAGAGATAAGAATATGAAGGTAATGAATCAAGCTGATATGGTTACTAATGATAAACACGAGCAAAATGATATGTGCAAAGTAGACAATAATGTAGGAAATAAGGATGTAATTCAAAAGGAATTGGATAGCTTGGTCCAAAGTACAACAGCATCTGATGTTACAGAAACATCCTCAGAAGCTAAGAGGACAAATATTAGCGTTCCTGTATCACAAGAAACTGATGTAAAGGATAGCATATCGTCTTGTAGTACTCCAATAATACGTAATCTTACTTGCGATATAGATATAACCAAAGATTTAAACGAACTTTTTGCTGTAAATTTCAACGAGACGTGTCAGATTACTTCAAACGGAAATGTTCTTAGTATTCAAGAAAAGATTGAGACAGATGCGAATCAGAATACTCTTAATAAAGATTCTGTGAGAAATTTGCAGTTGAAGGAACAAACAGAttgtaatgaaaatattgagaACAATAACGGTATCCCTTCGGAAGATACAAAAGACTCGTGTTGTAatgtaaagaaaaatgttaaaagtaTTCCAGTGAAGATAGATCTAAATAATCTGTTCGGtaacataaatgaaataacatTGCCAAAGGTTAAATTAAGTAATATCGTAAAAGAAGAgagtaataatatattattggCGAACTCTGAGTCAAATAATATgatagaagaaagaaaagaagcaaCGGTTCTGGACTCTGGGTTAAACAAGGAAAATGAGAAGGAAACTGCACCGTCAGATCCTCAAAAGGAAGATAAGAATACTCAATCTAGCGAAGttcctaaaattaaattaagagTTCTATCCAGTGCAGAATTAGGTTCTAGGTGGTGTCCTACACCCGTAAGTGCTGTGATTTCCACTACCTCTGAATTATCAAGTACAAATACAGTCACGATGTCACAAGTATCATCTTCAATATCAATACAAGCTGCCCCTATGCCGATACCAGTAATTACTACAACTATTTTACCTACTGGCGAGACAACCTTTCCTCATAATTCGAAAAATAGTAACATAGATccgaaattttcaaatgatgCAAATACTTGTTTAGAGAACATATATAAGTTCATTGTAAATACGCGTACAGCCCAAGTAAATCATACTAAATCATTGTTTgcagaatttgaaaaattaagacaaataatGAATACCAGGGATTGTATTAGTTTGATATCTGCAGTGATAAACGTACTTAACAAACGACTGCTGAAACATCAACCATTATCATTACCCGAATTGTTGCATTATGTACCACCATTTACACGCTTGTATCTTCGTAAGCCAGATGAACAAAATAATTCTAATAGATACCAAAATATCGCTCCTAGAATTGTTTCACATACAATAACGAAACAGAATCTGTCTAACAACTCTCAAGGATCGCAAAGTGTTACATCTGGGCAACATGTATTTGCTTCTTTTACTCCATCTCCTATTAATGGTACTTGTAAACCAGTTCAGCAAAATTTGAACGAAAAAGTAGTCGGacaacaaaataattttgttcaaAACAATGTACCAATGAACAGCACTGCTACGAATTGCGGTATTCAGCAAATGAACTATAGAATGCCAGTACAAAGGCCCTTTATGCAACAGAATGGCCCTCCAAATGCTTATTTTATTAGACAACATCCAGTAAGCAATATTCATTTGCAACAATGTTCACCTATGATAGCTAATACAAATCCATCGGGTATTAGATACAATCAGCCAGCTCCAGGGCCAACAGCAAATCCATCAATTCTATACAGTTATCTATCACCAATGAATACATTTTGTCCTGTAAATACATCAAATTATTCCCCGCAGCAAAACATGAATCAAACACAgggtaaaaatataaaaaatgtgcCTTGTATGGGTCAACAGTTCCAGAACACAGTACACAGGCAACATAATTACAACATACCTCAAGGGATACAATCACAAGTTATGCCACAAATACCTCAAAATATACCAGTGATAAATAATACAGCTCAAACTGTACAAAATACATTTGTACCAAATATACCTAAGCCTATGCCaagaaatattcaaaaaaatgAACAAGTATATCAGAAAATACCTGTACATGTACAAACAAGGGTTCCACagtattttctttcaaaacaAGTACCACCAGGCCAACAACCACAGTCTACCAAGAAGAAACAAAATACCGTACAAGTTTCATTAGAATCTACAGAGAAACAGTTTCATATACTAAAATATCTTTCTGGAATACAAAAGATTATGTTAATGAAGCAGATCAACTTTTACTTAGGTTGTACCGACTGGTTACAGCAACAATTTACACCGGAAAAATGGCAGATCATTAATAAAGAACGATACCTGTTGCTTCATTTTCAAAcacttttaaaatattttgtagaaAAAACTCTCAATGATCTTACATCAAATACATCGCAATTAAATACGCATGAGAACAACACGCTTATAAATACTGCAAATTATATTCCGAAAACGGTACAAATTATTGTacatgaaaatgaagaaaaacgTAACAAAGGTACCGAGTTAAATACAGAAGATCAATCTAAGACGATAAATACAAATGGATGTAACGTGCCTCATCAAGAAGATGTAACATCCAAAAATCAAtctgaaaataaacaaaaaacaGCCGATAACTTATCGGATAAGCAGTCTCCGAGTGAAACACAAGAATCAGAAGAAATGATACAAGGTGAAGAAACACAGAGTAATAAAAAAGATGAGCAAACTTTAGTAGAACAAAATCAGAACGCAGTTTTGTCAATtttagaaattcaaaaaacattggacaataatataaatgaaaaggACACGTTGAAAAAAGAATCAGGAAGTTCTATAGATATGGACAGTACCAATGCAAATGAGCAAAATTTACATAACTTACCAGAAACGATTCGTGATGTTCCTCGTGCAGTTCAGGAAGAAGTGCCAATAATATCTAAttcgaaattatttcataagcAATCAAATGCAAATCTAGTTACTGTAGAAATTTCTTCCAATAATGATGAAGTAACAGTTATTGACACTAATGGAATTAGCGAAAGCGAGGATGAAGAAATGAGATTAATAATTGAAGAACCTGAAGATTGTGAAGAACCAAAGAAAGAAGAACTTGATGATATTGCTACATCATCGTTAGAAGACAATACATGTGAAGCTTCAGTACAATCACCGAATAGTTTAAATGATTCTGAACATTTTAATGATACAGATATGAATGATACTTCATTAGAAGAAAATGGCATATCGTATATTGCAGATGTTAGAAGCATAACACTAGAAGCATTTGAGACAATCGAAGAAAATAGTGATATTTTTACGAGTAACTCAGAAGAAAACAttgatgaaaaaaaagaaattaaaatatgtttAGTTTGTGGTAAACCTGGCATTATACAATGTTTATTTTGTGATGTAGCTAAGTATTGTTCCCATGAATGTTATTCCTTACATTGGGAAGAACATTATCAAGACTGTGTACCTGtaaaaaaagtataa
- the LOC114873966 gene encoding cytochrome c oxidase subunit 6A1, mitochondrial-like codes for MSHLRKLGQFGHTIKRSCHVVKSVQELNHPPGPGPQKLWKSVFLFVALPLVMLCSVNCYLKKEEEESHRPEPIDYPHLKIMNKAFPWRDGKRSLFHNPHRNYLPGVGYEE; via the exons ATGTCGCACCTACGAAAGTTAGGACAATTTGGGCATACAATCAAGCGATCATGTCATGTCGTAAAATCAGTACAAGAACTTAACCACCCTCCTGGTCCAG GTCCTCAGAAACTATGGAAGAGCGTTTTCCTTTTCGTTGCTTTGCCTCTAGTAATGTTGTGTTCAGTTAACTGCTActtaaagaaagaagaagaagaaagccATCGACCTGAGCCAATTGATTATCCacatttgaaaattatgaaCAAA GCTTTTCCTTGGAGAGACGGTAAACGTTCATTATTTCATAATCCGCATCGTAATTATCTTCCTGGAGTTGGTTATGAAGAATAA